A genomic segment from Cyanobium sp. NIES-981 encodes:
- a CDS encoding IS5 family transposase, whose product MYRREHRDQLSFEDFFLPFGGKLSGDNRWIKLAELIPWDELEGDYAAQFCKGFGAPAKPFRMALGALIIKARMGLTDEELVEQIKENPYLQFFIGLEAFQYSAPFDPSMMVYFRKRLPDSVVNDCNERIVRHGLNVIRSSAVDEHDSSDGGGAGSAADQKIESKTPRPNQGSLLIDATCVPADIRHPTDLSLLNEGRELTETLIDAMYSQVRESFGHKPRTHRKQARQQFLAVAKKKRPRFLKIRKAIKQQLGHLKRNLANIDALTACGASLLAAGRHAYQKLLVVSELVRQQNILYRSDTRSIPARIVSLCQAHIRPIVRGKARCNVEFGAKISLSVTDEGFAFLDRLSFDPYNEGEDLKVQAQAYRRRYGCYPEVICADQIYRTRSNRAFCQRHGIRLSGPRLGRPKNDPELVAAERRQFVDDQRRRNAVEGKIGQGKRRYGLGLIREKLPATQGSSIAMNVLVMNLQKLLELLCLYFVLCWQLLVSAARALSSSSRELSCQLSGA is encoded by the coding sequence ATGTACCGACGTGAGCATCGTGATCAGCTCTCGTTCGAGGACTTCTTCCTGCCGTTTGGAGGAAAGCTCTCTGGTGACAATCGCTGGATCAAGCTGGCTGAGCTGATCCCATGGGATGAGCTGGAAGGTGACTATGCAGCTCAGTTCTGCAAGGGCTTTGGCGCCCCGGCAAAGCCATTTCGCATGGCACTGGGCGCCCTGATCATCAAGGCCCGCATGGGGCTGACTGATGAAGAACTGGTTGAGCAAATCAAAGAGAACCCCTATCTCCAGTTCTTCATCGGCCTGGAGGCATTTCAGTACTCGGCTCCGTTTGACCCATCAATGATGGTGTACTTCCGGAAGCGGCTGCCAGATTCGGTCGTGAATGACTGCAATGAACGAATCGTGCGTCACGGTCTGAACGTGATCCGTTCGTCTGCAGTTGATGAGCACGACAGCAGCGATGGAGGCGGAGCCGGGAGCGCAGCTGATCAGAAGATTGAATCCAAAACGCCACGGCCAAATCAGGGGTCACTGCTGATTGATGCGACATGCGTTCCGGCAGATATTCGGCATCCAACGGATCTCTCGCTGCTCAATGAAGGCCGAGAGCTCACCGAGACTCTGATCGATGCCATGTATTCGCAGGTCAGAGAGTCCTTTGGTCACAAACCACGAACGCATCGGAAGCAGGCCAGGCAGCAGTTCCTCGCCGTGGCCAAGAAAAAACGCCCTCGGTTTCTCAAGATCCGCAAAGCGATCAAGCAACAGCTTGGGCATCTCAAGCGCAACCTTGCCAACATTGACGCCCTGACAGCCTGTGGCGCAAGCCTTCTGGCGGCTGGGCGGCATGCCTATCAGAAGCTGTTGGTTGTCAGTGAGCTGGTCCGCCAGCAGAACATTCTCTATCGCTCAGACACCAGAAGTATTCCCGCTCGCATCGTCAGCCTCTGTCAAGCGCACATCAGGCCAATTGTTCGCGGCAAGGCGAGGTGCAATGTTGAGTTCGGCGCCAAGATCTCACTTTCTGTCACCGATGAAGGATTTGCTTTCCTGGATCGGCTGAGCTTTGACCCCTACAACGAAGGGGAAGATCTGAAAGTTCAGGCCCAAGCCTATCGTCGTCGATACGGCTGCTATCCGGAGGTGATCTGCGCTGATCAGATCTACCGCACAAGATCAAATCGGGCATTCTGCCAGCGTCACGGCATTCGGCTGAGTGGGCCTCGTCTTGGTCGCCCGAAGAATGATCCGGAGTTGGTGGCAGCCGAGAGGCGGCAGTTCGTTGATGATCAAAGGCGGCGCAATGCTGTTGAAGGCAAGATCGGTCAAGGCAAGCGTCGCTATGGATTGGGATTGATCCGAGAGAAACTGCCGGCAACACAGGGTTCATCCATCGCGATGAATGTCCTGGTCATGAACCTCCAGAAGCTCCTGGAGCTTCTTTGTCTCTATTTTGTGCTCTGCTGGCAACTCTTGGTCTCCGCCGCACGGGCTCTGAGCTCCAGCAGCAGAGAGCTGAGTTGTCAGCTCAGCGGGGCCTGA
- a CDS encoding DUF1156 domain-containing protein, producing the protein MAIVAEGIRERVYLNPSHEQEDIAKNAQPFWKPDVEFFQQALGFRVGNYGMTRWSDLFTDRQLVALATFSDIVQETQARVWEDASSAGYSNDETPLFNGGVGAAAYRDSVVMYLSFSVSKALDRNTTLCTWEHRMDRMGHTFQRQCLPMTWDYVETNPIGGAGGDIYGTAHSLCEVLDKLFEKPSQGTAAQFDAQSQDLSNFRIVSTDPPYYDNIGYADLSDFFYVWLRRSLRAVFPDLFATLTVPKAEELVATAYRHGGKDNAEDFFLCGMTQAMQRIAEQSHPAFPVTIYYAFKQSEMKTAAGTASTGWETFLAAVINAGFALDGTWPIRTELANRMRGMDSNALATSVVLVCHRRLDSALTLSRNEFRRQLRQELPRALKELERANIAPVDLAQAAIGPGMAIYSSAKAVLNPDDSPMSVREALIEINAALDDYLSQQEGDLDADSRFALTFFESFGYTERDFGDAEGLAKARNVSVAGVAQSGILRAVAGKAWLLRREQLDVDWDPSRDERLCVWEATQHLIRRLEEGGEANAAELLAQLRALPGHGELADNCRALAYRLYNHCEKTKQAEEARAYNGLVIAWPELERLAAAQGIETAVQASLI; encoded by the coding sequence ATGGCGATTGTGGCTGAGGGCATCCGAGAGCGTGTTTATCTCAATCCATCACATGAGCAAGAGGACATCGCCAAAAATGCTCAACCTTTCTGGAAGCCCGATGTCGAGTTCTTCCAGCAAGCCCTTGGCTTCCGAGTCGGCAACTACGGCATGACCCGATGGAGCGATCTCTTTACTGATCGCCAGCTAGTGGCCCTTGCCACCTTCTCCGACATAGTGCAAGAGACGCAAGCAAGGGTTTGGGAGGATGCGTCTTCTGCGGGTTATTCAAATGACGAAACCCCTTTGTTTAATGGAGGAGTTGGGGCTGCAGCGTATCGAGACTCGGTGGTGATGTACTTGAGCTTCTCAGTAAGCAAGGCCCTAGACAGGAACACAACTCTGTGTACATGGGAGCACCGCATGGACCGGATGGGGCATACTTTTCAGAGGCAATGTCTACCCATGACATGGGACTATGTTGAGACCAATCCCATTGGAGGTGCTGGCGGCGACATCTACGGGACAGCCCATTCACTCTGCGAAGTCCTGGACAAGTTGTTTGAAAAACCCAGCCAAGGAACTGCCGCACAGTTCGACGCCCAATCTCAAGATCTGAGTAATTTTAGGATTGTCTCAACAGATCCTCCTTACTATGACAACATTGGCTATGCGGACCTCTCTGATTTCTTCTATGTTTGGCTGCGCCGTTCACTAAGGGCTGTCTTTCCTGATCTATTCGCGACTTTGACTGTCCCCAAGGCTGAGGAGCTGGTGGCCACGGCCTATCGCCATGGCGGCAAGGATAACGCCGAAGATTTCTTTCTCTGTGGCATGACGCAGGCGATGCAACGCATCGCCGAGCAGTCACATCCGGCATTTCCTGTCACGATCTACTACGCCTTCAAGCAATCTGAGATGAAGACTGCTGCCGGTACCGCGAGCACAGGATGGGAGACCTTCCTGGCAGCGGTGATCAATGCGGGGTTTGCACTAGATGGCACCTGGCCGATACGAACGGAGCTGGCCAACCGCATGCGAGGGATGGATTCCAACGCCCTCGCCACCAGCGTTGTGCTCGTCTGCCATCGCCGGTTGGACTCGGCGCTCACTCTCTCGCGCAACGAATTCCGTCGCCAACTCCGCCAGGAACTTCCCAGGGCCCTGAAGGAGCTGGAACGCGCCAACATCGCCCCCGTCGATCTTGCTCAGGCGGCGATAGGCCCCGGCATGGCCATCTACAGCAGCGCCAAGGCTGTGCTCAATCCTGACGACAGCCCCATGAGCGTGCGAGAGGCCCTGATCGAGATCAATGCCGCCCTCGACGACTACCTCTCCCAGCAGGAGGGCGATCTGGATGCTGACAGCCGTTTCGCCCTCACCTTCTTCGAGAGCTTCGGCTACACGGAACGCGACTTTGGGGATGCGGAGGGCCTGGCCAAGGCCCGCAACGTCTCCGTGGCTGGCGTAGCCCAATCTGGAATTCTCCGTGCCGTTGCCGGCAAGGCCTGGCTGTTGCGCCGGGAACAGCTCGATGTCGACTGGGATCCATCCCGCGATGAGCGCCTCTGCGTCTGGGAGGCCACCCAGCACCTTATCCGCAGGCTGGAAGAAGGAGGAGAAGCCAATGCCGCCGAACTCCTTGCCCAGTTGCGCGCCTTGCCTGGCCATGGCGAGCTGGCCGACAACTGCCGCGCTCTGGCCTACCGCCTCTATAACCACTGCGAGAAAACCAAGCAGGCAGAAGAAGCCCGCGCCTACAACGGCCTGGTGATCGCCTGGCCCGAGCTGGAGCGGTTGGCAGCCGCCCAGGGCATCGAAACCGCTGTTCAGGCCTCCCTGATCTGA
- a CDS encoding DUF1156 domain-containing protein, which yields MTTHPVKRRKKLIEVAIPLEAINAASAREKSIRHGHPSTLHLWWARRPLAAARAVIFCQTVDDPSAVPEEFPTEEEQEKERLRLFALISELVLWENTTNEQVLNRAREEIRRSWRRCCDDNADHPEAAELFNPEKLPGFHDPFAGGGALPLEAQRLGLEAYASDLNPVAVLINKAMIEIPPKFAGMPPVNPDSRRKLDVQTWKGAQGLAEDVRYYGQWMRDEAEKRIGHLYPKVEVTAEMAKDRPDLNPYVGPPEKSHIHCSAMDVSSFLG from the coding sequence ATGACCACCCACCCCGTCAAACGCCGCAAGAAGCTGATCGAGGTTGCCATCCCACTGGAGGCGATCAATGCAGCATCGGCGCGGGAGAAGAGCATCCGCCATGGGCACCCGAGCACGTTGCACCTGTGGTGGGCGCGGCGGCCGCTGGCGGCGGCGCGGGCGGTGATCTTCTGCCAGACGGTAGATGACCCCTCGGCAGTGCCGGAGGAGTTCCCCACGGAGGAGGAGCAGGAGAAGGAGCGGCTGCGGCTGTTCGCCCTGATCAGTGAGCTGGTGCTGTGGGAGAACACCACCAACGAGCAGGTGCTGAACCGAGCGCGAGAGGAGATCCGCCGCAGTTGGCGCCGCTGCTGTGACGACAACGCTGACCATCCAGAAGCAGCCGAGCTGTTCAACCCAGAGAAGTTGCCAGGCTTCCATGATCCCTTCGCCGGTGGTGGGGCGCTGCCGCTTGAGGCGCAGCGGCTTGGGCTGGAGGCCTACGCCAGCGACCTGAACCCGGTAGCGGTGCTGATCAACAAGGCGATGATCGAAATACCCCCGAAGTTCGCGGGCATGCCGCCGGTGAATCCGGACAGCCGGCGCAAGCTGGATGTGCAGACCTGGAAAGGCGCCCAGGGGCTAGCGGAAGACGTGCGCTACTACGGCCAGTGGATGCGCGACGAAGCGGAGAAACGCATCGGCCACCTCTACCCGAAGGTGGAGGTGACCGCCGAGATGGCGAAGGACAGGCCCGACCTGAATCCCTACGTGGGGCCTCCTGAGAAAAGCCACATCCACTGCAGCGCAATGGATGTGAGCAGTTTTCTCGGCTAA
- a CDS encoding PIN domain nuclease, giving the protein MTLLLDTSLWVDFTRARSPAALKQFIAPFVLDPEAHLAEPVLFEVLRSARPEEARRLEAQFATLPTLPTPADLWQRAIALGQACRQIGRTVLSLDLLVAGVALHHNAVLVSFDADFEAIASVSELRLQRLNRPA; this is encoded by the coding sequence ATGACCCTGCTGCTCGACACCAGCCTCTGGGTCGACTTCACCCGTGCCCGCAGCCCGGCTGCGCTGAAGCAGTTCATCGCGCCCTTCGTTCTCGACCCTGAAGCCCACCTGGCTGAACCGGTGCTCTTCGAGGTGTTGCGCTCGGCCCGGCCGGAGGAGGCTCGCCGGTTGGAGGCCCAGTTCGCCACCCTGCCTACGCTCCCCACCCCGGCAGACCTCTGGCAGCGTGCGATCGCCCTGGGTCAGGCCTGCCGCCAGATCGGCCGCACGGTGCTCAGCCTTGATCTGCTGGTGGCCGGCGTGGCTCTGCACCACAACGCCGTGCTGGTGAGCTTCGATGCCGACTTCGAGGCGATTGCCTCGGTGAGTGAGCTGCGGCTGCAGCGTCTGAACCGCCCTGCCTGA